One window of Cydia pomonella isolate Wapato2018A chromosome 7, ilCydPomo1, whole genome shotgun sequence genomic DNA carries:
- the LOC133519889 gene encoding 27 kDa glycoprotein-like: MLLKLAFAAVMAVGILGHTVPEEDRWINALITTDFCESGKFQQVQASMSTFKQCVTNVYSDENFRNEIRVAKFYDNQAKMVKAFCDRSAQVKSCVRPLVTSMTPCFTASGLRTTQNIFDKLLDFFCLNDGANTISFIKEGGSECLEQKRSDFATCKNNKTPEITRLIGVYGSGPAIPEKERCKLDKQENECEFAAVKSCGKPNLDKLLQQLFNSIDLNCEE, translated from the exons GAATCCTGGGGCACACAGTTCCCGAGGAGGACAGGTGGATTAATGCGCTCATCACGACTGACTTTTGCGAAAGTGGAAAGTTCCAACAAGTGCAG GCTTCCATGTCAACATTCAAGCAATGTGTGACAAATGTGTATTCTGACGAGAATTTCAGGAATGAGATTAGAGTGGCGAAGTTCTATGATAACCAGGCCAAAATGGTTAAGGC GTTCTGCGACAGATCAGCACAGGTGAAGTCCTGCGTCCGACCACTAGTTACAAGCATGACGCCGTGTTTCACGGCCAGTGGGTTACGCactacacaaaatatttttgataaattacTCGACTTCTTTTGCCTTAACGATGGAGCGAACACAATTT CGTTCATTAAGGAAGGTGGTTCAGAATGTCTGGAACAGAAGCGATCAGATTTCGCAACCTGCAAAAATAACAAGACACCTGAGATCACTCGGCTCATTGGTGTGTATGGAAGTGGGCCGGCAATTCCTGAAAAG gaGAGATGCAAACTAGACAAACAAGAAAACGAATGTGAGTTTGCCGCAGTGAAAAGCTGCGGGAAACCCAATCTCGATAAACTTTTGCAACAGCTATTTAATTCCATCGATTTGAACTGCGAGGAAT aa